The proteins below are encoded in one region of Shewanella putrefaciens:
- a CDS encoding ABC-type zinc uptake system zinc chaperone: MRLQSHIRRTISIWLAAVLVVLSFAASAHSVTHLDDGAQTHCTLCFHQHQLNKILLTQPLTLNLAVQQFDVVEFNLPSFISKHLSVYRSRAPPFSL; the protein is encoded by the coding sequence GTGAGACTTCAAAGTCACATAAGACGCACTATCTCAATATGGCTCGCTGCCGTATTGGTCGTGCTGTCTTTTGCCGCCTCAGCCCATAGTGTGACCCACCTTGACGATGGCGCGCAGACCCACTGTACGCTCTGCTTCCATCAGCACCAACTCAACAAGATTTTATTGACCCAACCGCTGACGCTTAATTTAGCTGTGCAGCAGTTCGATGTGGTCGAATTTAATTTACCTTCCTTCATTTCAAAACACCTTAGTGTTTACCGCAGTCGTGCGCCTCCTTTTAGTCTCTAA